GACCGGAGCTTAGAACGCCGGCAGCAACACGACGCTGGACCTCAACAGGCAGGCGCAGCAAGCGCAGGGTATTGGTGATCTGCGGACGGGAGCGACCGATACGATCAGCCAACTCATTTTGCGTGACATCAAATTCTTCCAACAGCTGCTGGTATGCGTGTGCTTCTTCCAAAGGGTTCAGTTGCACACGGTGGATGTTTTCCAACAGCGCGTCACGCAGCAAGGAATCATCCGCGGTGTCACGAACAATCGCCGGGATGGTAGCCAGACCTGCCTTGGAGGAAGCGCGCCAGCGGCGCTCACCCATGATCAGTTCAAACCCACCGTCACCGGAAGGACGAACTACAACTGGCTGCAGCAGACCGAACTCGCGGATGGAGTGAACAAGCTCGTTGAGTTCTTCTTCATCAAAGACCGTACGTGGCTGCTTCGGGTTCGGCTGAATCTCACCGATTGAGATCTCACGGTAAGTTGCACCGATCGATGCCGGCTTGGGCTGACGCTTCTTCGAGGTACCCGTGCCGATGGTTGGGGCGCCCGAAACACGCTTTCCGCCAGACTGCGCGGAACCGCCCTGAGACGACG
This region of Corynebacterium casei LMG S-19264 genomic DNA includes:
- a CDS encoding ParB/RepB/Spo0J family partition protein, with protein sequence MADKKPQVKQGGLGKGLAALIPTGPDAPTRKPRLGDSAADVILGIAQPRDSQGNPASDDATDAKSGQSGQSDKVKGGLGKSTSSQGGSAQSGGKRVSGAPTIGTGTSKKRQPKPASIGATYREISIGEIQPNPKQPRTVFDEEELNELVHSIREFGLLQPVVVRPSGDGGFELIMGERRWRASSKAGLATIPAIVRDTADDSLLRDALLENIHRVQLNPLEEAHAYQQLLEEFDVTQNELADRIGRSRPQITNTLRLLRLPVEVQRRVAAGVLSSGHARALLGLDDKDVMDKLAQRIIAEGMSVRATEEAVTLIKRNGMPDEPKPKPAQPQPEFFTHAGERLSDRFDTRVTVTMGKRKGKMVVEFGDQEDFERIMALIDGAGAQGS